Proteins from a genomic interval of Ptychodera flava strain L36383 chromosome 7, AS_Pfla_20210202, whole genome shotgun sequence:
- the LOC139137537 gene encoding glutathione S-transferase kappa 1-like isoform X3, protein MAAVGNRGVTQAIKVYGYKDLERNRDHFQIPMVKPKNVADLFVKGSLQAQRLLTAVSMHEGNDAMENISRQLYLRVWSKDLDVTQPSSLMEAAQKAGFSEEKAQSLVSRINDQEIKDKLKDNTQTAVGHGAFGAPTIVVHMDDEAHMFFGSDRFHLIADLLGEKYEGPLVEYSKLKM, encoded by the exons GTAATCGAGGAGTGACCCAAGCTATTAAAGTGTATGGCTATAAAGACTTGGAAAGGAACAGAGATCATTTTCAAATCCCGATGGTGAAACCAAAAAACGTAGCAGACTTGTTTGTTAAAG GTTCTTTGCAAGCACAGAGACTTCTTACAGCCGTGTCAATGCATGAAGGTAACGATGCaatggaaaacatttcaagacaatTATATCTCAGAGTCTGGTCAAAG gACTTGGACGTCACTCAGCCAAGCAGCTTGATGGAG GCTGCACAGAAAGCAGGCTTTTCCGAAGAGAAAGCACAGAGTTTAGTATCAAGGATAAACGATCAGgaaataaaagataaattaaAGGACAACACACAAACAGCTGTTGGTCATGGA GCATTTGGTGCACCTACAATAGTTGTACATATGGATGATGAAGCTCATATGTTCTTTGGATCTGATCGATTTCATCTCATAGCCGATCTATTAG gagaaaaatatgaaggaCCTCTGGTCGAATACTCCAAACTCAAAATGTga